The Lutra lutra chromosome 15, mLutLut1.2, whole genome shotgun sequence genome includes a region encoding these proteins:
- the TTC24 gene encoding tetratricopeptide repeat protein 24, translating into MSFSNPEAAPRGPEPEPSSSKKKKKKRKWPQHEARIQALTRAGHGALLAGRNHEALTCFQRAFVLASEPPQTRDTPVFRACAFNLGAAYVETGDPARGLELLLQAQPAEKAQGRGHGDQCFNVALAYEALGKLPRALAWYRRALGHYRPLGDQGQAQAKMGACYRALGQPELAAQCLQEASQAYAQAGQSQAAALAAGAAAVCMLDSGQHGVAEVVQVLEESRRFAERSPESSLLGQLYVDLGLSYSQLQLFPLAAEAFLRALPLCQGPGEEATVLRNLGAAQSALGNYQEARDFHQKAADLHGSVGQRREQGRSFGGLAFALSQLGDHGAARDSYLHALQAARDTGDTKGQWQACEGLGAAAARLGQHDQALRYYKEALARSQKEPDSVRDRLVAKLAHVMRMNLTQAGLVPTYMLTSAPGRTQAPGVAAGPPARAGRGGAEVPHRSSRGWEEEECMESQEETEDQPLPDDVPVVSWAQSLERPGTGAHLLLGGRGPLQKEHPGILVPSGPQANRWSGWPREAPSRSRQRRPTESGFCVIV; encoded by the exons ATGTCTTTCTCCAACCCTGAGGCTGCGCCCCGAGGGCCTGAGCCTGAACCCTCGAGctccaagaagaagaagaagaagagaaagtggCCGCAACACGAGGCCAGAATCCAAGCCCTCACCAGGGCTGGCCACGGAGCCCTACTGGCTGGCCGGAACCATGAAGCCTTGACCTGCTTCCAGAGGGCCTTTGTCCTGGCCTCTGAACCCCCACAAACTCGGGACACCCCTGTTTTCCGGGCCTGTGCCTTCAACCTGGGGGCTGCCTATGTGGAGACTGGGGACCCAGCCAGAggcctggagctgctgctgcAAGCCCAGCCTGCAGAGAAGGCACAGGGCAGAGGTCATGGAGACCAGTGTTTCAACGTGGCTTTGGCCTACGAGGCCCTGGGCAAGCTGCCTCGAGCTTTGGCCTGGTACCGCAGGGCCCTGGGCCACTACCGGCCACTCGGCGACCAGGGACAAGCCCAGGCAAAAATGGGAGCCTGCTACCGGGCCCTGGGACAGCCTGAGCTCGCAGCCCAGTGTCTGCAGGAGGCTAGCCAGGCCTATGCCCAAGCTGGGCAGTCCCAGGCTGCAGCCCTGGCTGCGGGGGCAGCGGCGGTGTGCATGCTGGACAGCGGCCAGCATGGGGTGGCCGAAGTGGTACAGGTGCTGGAGGAGAGCCGGAGGTTTGCAGAGAGGAGCCCTGAGAGCAGCCTGCTGG GGCAGCTCTATGTTGACCTCGGCCTGAGCTACTCCCAGCTCCAACTGTTCCCGCTAGCAGCAGAGGCCTTCCTGCGGGCCCTGCCCCTGTGTCAGGGGCCAGGAGAGGAGGCCACAGTGCTGAGAAACCTCGGGGCTGCCCAAAGTGCCCTCGGCAACTATCAGGAAGCTCGGGACTTTCACCAGAAGGCTGCTGACCTGCATG GCTCGGTGGGGCAACGGCGGGAGCAGGGACGAAGCTTCGGTGGCCTGGCATTCGCCCTGAGCCAGCTGGGGGACCACGGAGCTGCCCGAGACAGCTACCTGCATGCCCTCCAGGCCGCCCGGGACACCG GGGACACAAAGGGGCAGTGGCAGGCTTgcgaggggctgggggctgcggcAGCCAGACTGGGGCAGCACGACCAGGCCTTGCGCTACTATAAGGAAGCGCTGGCCCGGAGTCAG AAGGAGCCAGACTCTGTGCGGGACCGGCTGGTGGCCAAGCTGGCCCATGTCATGAGGATGAACCTGACGCAGGCTGGGCTTGTCCCAACGTACATGCTG ACTTCGGCGCCAGGGAGGACCCAGGCTCCAGGGGTGGCAGCAGGGCCCCCAGCCAGGGCGggaaggggtggggcagaagtGCCACACAG GTCTTCGAGAGGGTGGGAAGAAGAAGAGTGCATGGAGAgccaggaggagacagaggaccAGCCGCTTCCCGATGATGTCCCCGTGGTGTCTTGGGCGCAGAGCCTGGAGC GTCCAGGAACCGGGGCCCATCTCCTGCTTGGAGGCCGAGGCCCCCTCCAAAAGGAGCACCCTGGCATTCTGGTACCCAGTGGCCCCCAAGCCAATAG GTGGTCGGGCTGGCCCAGGGAAGCCCCCAGCAGAAGCCGTCAGAGGAGACCCACGGAGTCTGGCTTCTGTGTGATCGTGTGA